taaaataaaaatcaaccagccaccctcctcccctgacaagtaaagaacagtcccttcataagtaatgaacagtccctaaagtgcggtgaggtttgtgggccgttacctgccacaaagagagaaatgtgaacggctcttctcctctgacacgtcacatacctgtgtgctgccacggctcagctgttcaggtacttctgggcagtcatgacaccaagaagaggacattattggagccggacttctccgtcaCCGGTAAgcctatggccgccgtatttgacaggaatacattcctgtctgtgtctgtgacccccgttcaacccacaactggcaggattcgcctttagtttctgatgctggttgaaatctgtactcgcactacgtgctgaatgatttattttgctcgaacaaaactatttttagtcacaaatgcaAGTGCAGTGACGGATGGAGTAAAATATCggcacactgccgacattttactccgtccgtcaccgcacgctgtttgattgcgttatcaaaacactccgctattattcggccttgcttttaacttattccaccgaataccgaatgtgtgtttttttgcaatattcggccgaatatattcggttaccgaatattcggtgcattcCTACTAGTGGTGATGAttccacaaaacaaaaaaactactcCACGGTTCCCTCTTTGTTCTTCTGAGCTTTTTGAATGAGCTGTACAATATTCAGAGCGTATCAGTAATTCAAAGTCTGATTCAGATTTACAGTTCTCAACATGAAGGTGGATAAGCCGGTGGCTAGCAGGTAACAGTGCTACCAGCGTGACCAGCACTAACAACTAATGATGTTAAGAAGGGAGAACTAGAGGGTGGGCGTTGCACTTCCCTGACGACGGCATAGGTTGGGACAGTGTTATCAACAGTAAccgtatgagcacagtgcagagggGCAGCAATGAGCTAACCATGCAATACACATATGCACTAACATTAATGCACTACTGGGCCAGCTTACcgcaacaaagaacagagaagctcagattacaacacacacgaacacacagaAGAAGTGTGACcttattttctgccattttattCCACTACATCTTTAAATAACAAATCTTtatttgctgctgtgtttatgttCTGTTTGTAGTGTACAGCACCATTACTATCTTGTATCTCTAGCTCATTGATTTAGTTTAACAGCCAAAAATGTTACTTTTTGGTTCAGTCcagacactgtaaaaataatggatgtagctaccataacgtcacccattggtatgtggactcccgttttgaagcctagAGTTCGGCATTTCGctatttgggttttttttggagccagaagtgactatatttgggaAAGAGACTGGCGCTGTGGAGAAGCAAGGGGAGgctctgactgagaagccgatgcagcctgtcacttaaagccgcccacccttaaatatgcgtaactttaagccttaataaaatgtagaaGGGTGAGTTATAAAAGAATTCACTccctgcacagttgtcatgaaggcggaaattagctatagagaccaaaaaacgtttcttgtaccaggctgtaaagcttggcattttaacatggaggtctggactggcttttggagcaagcctcaaatggccatttgaggaactgcagttttctagtacttccgcattggcttcatttttcagccccagaggttgccacttggttcAGTCTCATGGCTCTCATCAGCTTTGTGTCAGCCACAAAATGCATCCGTTTTCAGTTTAAAACAGCTCTGATGAATCCTTTATCTACTTCCtactcagcaccaaacagcaacATCAAACAAAGTTAGCGATCAGCTGGCAAACATAGTGAGGCATTCAGCAGCTTAAGAGCCAGATGTTTTCCCAGGacttggtggagaccaaaaacagagaaaatattgGACTTCAACTCATCGggtggccagaaacatgttttcaaaTGAATGCTTCATAATTTAAGGATGTGTTAAAACATAATTATTTGCTAATGTGTTTGCGATGGCCAAAGAAAATCCATAAATGCTGctttaaatatatgtaaatatattatgAGGAGATTAAGAAAATCACAATATAATGCTAATATTAGATATTGTGATCATTGCACCAGCTTTCCTTAAGAAACTTTCCGTACAAGGACTTTTTGTCCTGCCCCCCTTTAGTTTCTGATGTCATTTGGGTCCTTTTGTCAGATTGTTTTCTCCTTTGTATTCTGATCTTCTCTGACCCTCTGCTTATTGAAAGATAACAGCTCTCACTGCAACAAGAACCAAATGATGCAATTTCCGATAATCACTGGACAATGGTGGGAGGAAAGcctgtaattgtttttttttctttcttcttcagaGTGTTTAAGCGAGTTCTCCCTCTCCCTAATGGCAACTGGAACGCCATCGTCGACGACTGGTGTTGCCACCCCGATCCATTCGCAAACAAGAAGCTGCTGCCCCGAGCAGAGGATTGTTTAGTGGGTGACTCCTTCCTCCTCCTAGCCAGAGACGGCAGCTGCCAACAGACTCTCACTGAGGAAGTGAGCACTGTTGGCTCAGAGGACAGTCAAGATACAAAGGTGAGGGACGTGCAGAGGAAAACAGCTAGTATGCTCCTTTATTCTTAGAAGGAATACGAAGCCTTTAAACCATTTAAAGTTTTGGGATTCCTACAAAACCAAGGATTTTTGAGAGGTTTTTGTTTCCGACAATTATCAGAATTATATCGATTAAAAACATTCTCACTAGCTGCagtgaaggaggaagtgggggAAGCACTAAATGGTCAATACCAGATTTGTTTTGATAAAAGGCAAAAATTGGATTCATATTCGTATCATACAGTGTACTCACTCacccacgcacacacgcacTTCTCAGACGGCTGCATCAGTGAAGTCAATCTCTCGCACTCTGCAGACGAGGATTGATCTCCCTACTCTTTTATTAGTCATTCTCAGCACGAGTGGCACTCTTTGCATGACTGAAAGTGAGAAAAATAGAAAGAGCAGAAGATCAAATGACAATCTACTTGCTGTAtatatctctctgtctcctctcctctgccttcCATCCTGGTCATAGTGACTATTGATTGCGGTTATAAAACAGCCAAGTTAAAGACGGGTGTATGTTGTGGTGAataattttcttcttttttttcctttggttacgcacagaaaccctgccgccGACTGGCACTCGTCTCCTGCAAGAGCTGTTCATCAGTGCTGGGAGAGGCTGTGGCAGCAGGTATACATCATCCTATAGATTATAATCATAACTTTCGACAGCATTCATGAGCCTTTCTCTATTGTATCCTACAGAGACCCTGAAACTGTACATCACGCAGGTGGTGGTGGAGCCCGCTGTTGGAGACAGAACGCCACAAGCTTCTGTGAACAGGCAGGTTTTGATCCAAGGCAGCTTCTAGTGGTGATAATTGGCAAACTGTGGCTGTTAAACAGAGTTGCCATGATCATGGAATATTTTAAATCTCATTTTCCAGGCATTTTCCAGGATGGTATGAATAAAATCCTTGAAAGttatggaaaaaaacatcaaattttgttgtgtttaataGAATTAATTGTTACATTAATCTTCAATAGATAACCTTTCACGTAATGCAGCATGACAGCGAATTTATTCTGCCATATACTTATACATTGTGAATTATCGTTGACATTTTATTATGTGTCCttgaaaagtcagaaaaattaagatttttttccatgaaaatgtgttgaaacaTTGTTTCATGGGTAAATGGATGAAACGTGGCTCTTATATGTAGAAGATATAGAAGAGAAATTGACGAATAACCATTGTGACTTTTGTCATATATTTTTGTCCCTCAAAGTCAATGCAGCACATGGGCTATAAATATCTAATACTTAAATTGTATGCCAGTCTCGCCCAATCTAACACACCAGCGACTGGATTTTGCCGAAACTTTGCAGAATGACACATGtcagctctgtgttcagcctttTGTAATGGTCGGTctgaattaaacattttaataatcCCACAGTGCAAGTGTGAATAATTTAAAGATTAAGCCCAAgcatcaggatttttttttcaccacctTTTGAGAAACCATTTCCCTGTTAAAGTGCTCTCCATGTACTTTGTGATTGGCTGCATTATTTAACTTCCAGAATTAGTAGTGGGCATATGCATGACCAGAAAATGTGACTAATTTTTCCATAACTTTATCTTGGAGGCATTTGGTGAGAAGGAAAACCTCGACACCATGTCCTGTTTCCAAAAGACATTCATACCTCCATTCTGTTCTactgtgaatgaataaacactGTCTGTTTTGGACAGATCGCTCTTCCTGGAGAAGACTGTAGCAGCCAGGCTGTTGGGGCTGTCCACCTCGCTGAGCACCTTCCACTTCTCTGTCCAGACTCCTGATGGAAAAGCTTTCTTATTGGTAAGAACGAGATGGCATAATCAGAGAAGCACATGAAATTTGGGTAAAAATAGACTCTTCAATTATTTAAGAAGTGGGAAGAGTGATGTGGCAGGTCATTAAGCGATATGAAAAGCTGATTGACTGTGATTTGTTGAGCTTATAGCCAGGCTTTCAGCTTCTTTAAAATCAGCTACAAATGGATTATGACAAGTGGCTctttgtaaaacaacagaaacacggCACTGAATGTAATTAACAGTACAGTTTAGAGTGTGTGCTTTAGTGTTTATACTCCAATATTGATGTTATTTTAGCCGAAGCTGGCAGGTGGTATTAGGAAATcttatcatctgcataacataAATTGTCTGAAGTATCCCATCAATAGTCAGACTTTGAACTGCAGGACATAAAAATGGGGAGCAGTAATAATATAAATCACATTGTATGAAACCAACTGACTTCTGAATTCTTCAATActacaaaatgaaaaagtaacCTGCATCATATCAGAGGTGCACGGCTTGCTTTTTAACCCTTTAGTTCTGTGGACAGCCTTACTTCCTTATTGTCATATGAGAAACATAATAGTAGTAATTGTAAAAATCAACCATCTTTTTCCccttcaaatcttttttttcgtGTCCTCTGACCTTATTAAAGCCCAATATGTAACTGACTGCCACAGTCTGAGCTTGCACATTTGATGAAGGTAACAAATTACAGAAATGAGCATAGAGCATTATTATGGGTCCAAATATGTTGTGGGTTTTGCATAGACAAGTATATATTCCTTTTGCTTTCAAAAAGTccttcacagacaaacacatgcacatacggTAAAGTTACAGAAATCAAGACAGAAACTTTGGGGTTTAGGAGGAGTTGTGCTGTATATAATTTTGTTTACATGGCTTTTAAGCTCCCTGTAGCTCTACAATCATTTACATTGTTAATGTGCTCATCTAGACAGCTATTTCTACTCTGCCACCAGCAGACTCTGCATCTCAGGAACAGTAGTGAGAGGGAAAGTCAGATAAATGGCGGCAGGTGTAGAGGAGGCGTCTTGAGAAGCAGAGTCAGCTAATGtcagacattaacataaaggcATTGTGTTAAAGTTGGATGCAATGACAGTGTGCTGTGATAACTTCTCCATTTTTAAGCCaagacactgatttttaacaacGTTCCACCAGACCTCTGGGTACAGTTAACCTAGTAAAATAGTAGCTTGACAGCCACTGCATCCTTATACAGCGCTAAAATCTAAAATAAGCTACAGTTAAACTCAAGCATTTTAACTTAGCCAGAAACAAGATAGCAGTCATTTCAGACGTAGACCCCACTGCACACAAAATAGTCCACTAGACTCTTGTGCACTTTCATCAGCTTGCCATGTAAAGTTAATAACGTCAGGAGGTCTGGAGGATGAGGTTCTTTTTTATAACGGTTGTGTCCACACTGGACAAATCAGTCAAGCTGTGGCAAAAATCTTCATTCTGTATGGATCACATACCctttatgtttatttaattcaattcacaCAGTCATTTCAACCATCATAATATTCATgtgattgcaaacaagctattTTACGTGTGAAATATGTTGGCTGTTTTtccctcctgtctctctctgccgcTGCCTCTCAGTGCTCCTGGGTGAGCTCGCTGAACAAGAGTCTGTTGCTGAGTGGTTTTGCATAGCCAGCTCTAGCTCCACACTTTACTAAAGACTCTGCCAGCTGCccgctgagcagcagctctcactTATTCTTTAGAGACAGACCAttaatttagcaaaataaaactgccacacaaaaaaagaactgcGATGTACTCAGCCAGTTGCCAATAGCGGATATATTTGTGCAATTGCTCAAACCAAAAAGTTAAATATCACTTTAAAGGTAAGAGTTAAATGTGTCGGAGGGTCATTATATACTTAAAAAAATTTAATGTGGCTAGCAGTTAAATCAATACAACCTGTACAACATCCTGTATCCCATCACGTGATTTAATACCATTGTTTATAAGACACCTGAGATACTCTGGTGTGCATGAGTGGATGCAGAGACTTGATTTTGCAGAGTGTGATTCCTTCGCCCACATGACATCCGGCATGTGTATCTCAAGTGTTAAGTGACCTGTCTGCTCCTCCCCGCAGCTCTGGCTGCTGAACAGCGACTCCATCACAGCATCAGTCCCAGAAACGTGTGTCGGGGGTGAGAGGTCTATCAGCTCCCCCGCTCTTCACAGTCCATCACCCAGAGCTGCCAGAGCCCTGAAACTCCTCTACACTGCCTGTTCTGACACAAGCATCCAGCAGAGAGAGTAAGCAGAGACTTACCGCATCCTCcaacgcccccccccccccttcattctttgttttcctcttcttaATCTTATCCTTTCATCTTTCCAACGCACCCTCTCAATCACCACCTGTCTTGGCTCACTGCGAGGGATGAAAGACTGCTTTGTTGCCGAACAGATTTTAGGTCTTAGAACACTTAGCGCCAAGGGTCCCCGCTCAGACGTAATTGTCTATTATTTTCATCTCAGTGTTGTCAGTTGTGTAAGTCACGCTCATATTTGTTGCACATACAGGAGACGTTGTTTTGACTGGAGCGAGGCTCCATGTACCTTGCTGTGATGCATTAGAGAGGTGTAGGTGGATGTACTGCATGTGGTTCTCCATGTTCAGTACAGCAGCACCCCACTGGAAGAGCCTTCCACCCTCATTATTTTCAACTGAATCAGCACTCAGCgttttttccctcctcctccttttccctgCAGCCGCGTACAGTGAAGGCAGAACAGAGACGTTTTGTTGTTTCTACCATTTTGACAAGCCCACCGGCTGACTGACGGAGAAAGGGTAATTAGAAGTAAAACTCGCATGAAAGAAGAAAAGCTTGTCTTTACAGTCAAAGCAGTAAGAGTGCATTTAAATGACATGAGGAACTGTATGAGCCGAGTGATGCAGAGGAACCCATTACACCAAAGATGCATGCTGGGTACCAAGAGAGATGTCATCCTGGTAACAAAAGCCGTGACAGAAAGTgcactgctgtttttgtcaagccAGAATAAGAATTAAGACCCGGtttatttcctcatcaccggtgacacagaggaaAGCCTGCACCTCATTTATGGTCCACAGAACGAGactgcatgctgacattttcagaacaaaatagaacagatTCCATTGAGAGTCTCTCTAcattagtccttctaaggcatgCTCAGGGATTGAGTGTTGCCgaagcccacaggaacgacgctttATGATGCGTTTTCCCCCCTGCAGGtaaggattagaatatatgcagttcacataacatGGTCAAaagtaatatatatttttgaacacttgaagatccacttatCGCTAAAAGTGTATgccatcaaagagacacaataaaaACTGATGGAATGGTCAAGGTTGTCACAgcgaaatttaaggtgtgctgatggatttacATTGttaactcatgcattgagtaacattacaagttaatgttccaccttaaaagtcccCTGTAGTCGACccatttaaattattttctcgcagactacagctgctgctagaggcagcaaaaacatcattttattttctagttacagtttactgatatatgtaaaactctccacggtatggacatcggttacatgagcctcaaaaccagctaCAAGTCAGCACTTAGCAAGAGTGTCTgttctctattgaccaatcaaagGACTGCAATGTTCAcggctccaccttttagtaccagatctgtgtgcaaggtaccccagcaaaaatggggacagtacagaacagttccattggtaccatccacaacttttcacagtggagacCGACAAAaagtgtaccgaactgaactgaaccatactgTATACTGCATGGTGAAAAGTGCAAACATGCTTATTTACAGCTACTCCCTGGCTGCAATGAAGGTGCAGagatgaaacactgaccaatcagaacagacTGGTATTTTTTGGAgaggggcttaaagagacaggcacttaAAGGAGCCACAAGGGGACACCACAACTGAAATTTACATCAACGACAGGGATCCTATTGAGCCAGAGCAGCATCTGGCAGTCTGGTTGAGGTCAGTTGTTGTATAGCTTATGCTGCTGTAAGCTCTTTTATCTAGTTTCTTTTTAGCAAAATGCTCTGAGTGAATTTGAGTCCCCACTGGAGAACATTTTCTTAGTGTTTATGTGCTTTGATGTGCTATGCGAAAATTTAGACAAAGGGACATTGttcaaatagataaataaattatagctgctgtgcagcgatgggtcgggtccgggcatttttaggcaattttgagcaacctctggaacctaagacggtcatctaccgCTCTCAGCTAATTGGCAAATAGCagctcaacagtggcttcacaaattgagtaagccattcactgttgtgtaggaaagcagccatccgtgcatggaaaggcagatttgaaaccactgtaaaaaattcagttattaagacaaaaatctgaaaatacacatattgcatctagacagcatggagatgttggtaatttgtttgtaacaatgattgatttgctccataagtgaaaaactgatgtttaaaattgccatttttacattgactccaattgttcacattagagcaaaattcaaaatgctgtcaaaaattcagtttttgagataaaattctgaaatttgccacacatcatctaccatgactctagaattttgtcatttttccataaacattgaagatttattttgcAAGAATTCATTCATTGTTATATCCCAACTTTTTACAGCAGTATGAAATTGATTTTTGAGtgtttcaaaattcaagaaTGTATTAGCCATGAACACATAACGTGTAAGCGTTTTCGATGACGATCccaaaaatttgtatttttgaagaATCTTTACTGAGATAAGTACTGGGCCAAACATTTTACAGAATTAAATAAACTTGTTAGAGTTTTCTGTTGGACAAACTATGTAATTGtgacagtttttaaatgatCTCAAACCCATCTTTGACATTTCGATTTAGGTGCCTGACTAATTTATTGTTCTAtacattattttgtttaaaaGTCTCAGCTTTAAAATGCTTAACATTTGAGCaactaaaaaaggaaaaaatgatcCGCACACCGGTAGAGCTCCCATTAATccatgatttattttctgtcaagtGACGTTTCGAGCAACGcaggctcttcctcagacttgtaataatttagtatttatttattacaagtctgaggaagagcctgCGTTGCTCGAAACGTCACTTGACGGAAAATAAATCATGGATTAATGGGAGCTCTACCAGTGTGCGGataattttttccttttttgatgCATGTTAGAAGTTTATGATCCAACACCCTTTCAATATTTCTTTGGGATGTACGTGTTATTATCTTTTTTCTAACATTTGAGcaactgcaatttttttttaatttcacctaTTTCTGGCATTTCTCTGAAGCCTTGCAAAGCTAAATGCTGGTGTTACTCACACTTCCATTTCCCCCTACATAATTTACCATTCATCCTTCATCACTCAtctctgacatttttaaattaaatgttatgCCTGGGGAGCTGAATTCCCCGGACGGTGGCCCTCTTATTCAGGATACAGTCGGTTACAGTCGACTGCAGCTGGAGGTCGCAGTATGTGTTGTTAGAACTGCCAATAATTGGCTAGAGAATCGGTGAGCCAGTGCCTAAGTGGATTACGCTTGTCACTAATGGCAGTGACTTGATTATGAGTTGAGTGAAAGTCGGAGGCACCATCAAAGTCCAGTACGATGTGAATGAGGTCTCATGGACACGGAAATTGAGTCTAATGGAAATTGTACGCCCGACTCCTTTTTTATAGAATTTATTCTGATATTTGAGTAATCTTACTGTAGATAACATTAACTACATGTCCATGCACAAAGAATTATGACGTAGGCTGGTTTGGGTCAATATACAGCTGCATAATTTGATTAGATTGGCTATTTTTATCCctgaatcattttttttaacttgatcGGATTTTCTCAGGGTTCATTGGGGATGAATAGAATCCAAGAATCTGCAAAGTATACTTGCAGAGACCAAAGAGGTTGGATGCCCCTATCAAATTTTAACCTCTTTTACTGAGTGACCAACTTCTGAATATTGCATTGGTTGCGTGCAGATAGTTTGAATAAAGTCCCAGCTTGGTTGAGGACAGAAGCATCTTCT
This DNA window, taken from Epinephelus moara isolate mb chromosome 6, YSFRI_EMoa_1.0, whole genome shotgun sequence, encodes the following:
- the ube3d gene encoding E3 ubiquitin-protein ligase E3D: MADLEMPATTHGVGVFLELRKRLQTGLLIVRKDVAKSPADVAVTGGESSLSIQTPRGELSLMLPAGVTFEQGSCVPTPAGESCEEELHFRLRISVTHSADEEASDSVMETLRAKETYCFYCQGCMTRLLEDRVFKRVLPLPNGNWNAIVDDWCCHPDPFANKKLLPRAEDCLVGDSFLLLARDGSCQQTLTEEVSTVGSEDSQDTKKPCRRLALVSCKSCSSVLGEAVAAETLKLYITQVVVEPAVGDRTPQASVNRSLFLEKTVAARLLGLSTSLSTFHFSVQTPDGKAFLLLWLLNSDSITASVPETCVGGERSISSPALHSPSPRAARALKLLYTACSDTSIQQRDIVTSWEVNAIGHPVVLPLKVCEELLQVIDDSNSTLPASMRRMRSYEVAYLRL